One window from the genome of Tachysurus vachellii isolate PV-2020 chromosome 5, HZAU_Pvac_v1, whole genome shotgun sequence encodes:
- the nrros gene encoding transforming growth factor beta activator LRRC33: MLGIRVLLCFGFVAVLPALCFPHTICTLTQRTAICNSLRLSTIPSNLPQQIEELFLNKNFILKLKNGCLSRYPYLQMFSCANCFLNAVDAQVFSNSPLIENLNFADNELHKEHNHFAQSLGSLTRLRILDLSGNGLTEDMVSEIVQNLTSLEILDLSRNVLLRLDEYTFRDLHHLKELNLERNVLFEIDDAFDHLKKLRRLNLAFNSLPCLVKFEMTQLVVLNASHNLIEWFITNQDITKTFELETLDLSDNRLLYFPFLPTYNRIKTLLLSNNHIGFYGHLSQNTSLNWTNSVEFYNLGANASNVTAELWRDDLHGDLSSVEIIDLSVNQVRYLPQGFLQKMPHLYWLRMRSNCLESLNLSEEELPVTLYELDVSNNRLAELHSHSSSVSELNNLTHLNLSLNNIQKLPSGVFTTFPSLSIVDLSYNTVRVCHPTEIYNSDSSACAVWTNIPTLKQLHIAGCNLNNIPPLTFYGTPLTYLDLSNNPDLHICQDCLSGLSGTLQHLSLSNTGLQDFNFSPFKQLTFLNISKNSMSELPKSLMTLNLKLLDLRDNMLSTIELEHATVLAEQLQIVYINGNNFNCCQLEWYRIFEKSENLCVADLLEFTCVDSHQQKLKAGLFESVLCGGRSTDESMFWYILLFLSVGVSMVGVSVIYFLTFRPRLLPRVIKKKCWKPTTY, translated from the exons ATGCTGGGCATCAGAGTCCTTCTCTGCTTTGGCTTTGTGGCTGTACTGCCAGCTCTTTGCTTCCCTCACACCATCTGCACACTG ACTCAAAGGACAGCTATATGTAACAGTCTGAGACTCTCAACCATTCCCAGCAACTTGCCACAGCAAATAGAAGAGCTTTTTTTGAATAAgaacttcattttaaaattaaagaatGGCTGCCTCTCAAGGTATCCTTACCTTCAGATGTTCAGCTGTGCAAACTGCTTTTTGAATGCAGTAGATGCACAAGTCTTCTCCAATTCACCTCTGATAGAGAACCTCAATTTTGCAGACAATGAACTTCACAAGGAGCACAATCATTTTGCCCAGTCTCTGGGCTCTTTAACCAGGCTAAGAATTCTGGATCTTTCTGGCAATGGGCTCACAGAGGACATGGTTTCTGAGATCGTACAAAACCTCACATCCCTTGAGATCCTGGATTTGTCCAGGAATGTTCTACTAAGACTGGACGAGTATACATTTAGAGATCTTCATCACCTCAAAGAACTGAATCTAGAGAGGAATGTTTTGTTTGAGATTGATGACGCTTTTGATCACTTAAAAAAGCTCAGACGGCTTAACTTGGCATTCAATTCTCTGCCGTGCCTCGTCAAATTTGAGATGACCCAGTTGGTGGTACTTAATGCCAGTCACAACCTCATTGAATGGTTTATAACTAATCAGGACATCACAAAAACCTTTGAGCTGGAGACACTGGACTTGTCTGATAACCGCCTCCTGTATTTTCCATTCCTTCCGACCTACAATCGCATTAAAACACTGTTACTATCCAATAACCATATTGGATTTTACGGTCATCTGTCACAGAACACCTCTTTAAATTGGACCAATAGTGTTGAGTTCTACAATTTGGGTGCAAATGCCAGTAATGTTACAGCAGAACTTTGGCGTGATGACCTTCATGGAGATCTATCTTCTGTGGAAATAATAGATCTCAGTGTTAACCAGGTGAGATACCTTCCTCAGGGGTTTCTTCAGAAAATGCCTCATCTCTACTGGCTGAGGATGAGGAGCAACTGCTTAGAATCGCTCAATCTATCAGAAGAGGAGCTCCCTGTAACTTTGTATGAGCTGGATGTGAGCAACAACAGACTGGCTGAACTGCATTCACACTCCAGCTCAGTCAGTGAACTAAATAACCTTACACATTTAAACCTGAGCTTAAACAACATACAGAAGCTTCCCTCTGGAGTGTTCACTACTTTTCCTAGTCTCAGCATTGTGGACCTCAGTTATAACACAGTCCGTGTGTGCCATCCTACAGAGATATACAACTCAGACTCTTCAGCTTGCGCTGTTTGGACAAACATTCCCACATTAAAACAGCTCCACATTGCTGGATGCAATTTAAACAATATTCCTCCGTTAACATTCTATGGCACACCACTAACATATCTTGACTTGTCCAACAACCCAGACCTGCATATTTGCCAAGACTGTTTATCAGGTCTCAGTGGGACTCTCCAGCACCTAAGCCTGAGCAACACAGGTTTGCAGGACTTCAACTTTTCTCCATTTAAACagttaacatttttaaacatttccaaAAACTCAATGTCAGAGCTTCCAAAGTCTCTGATGACACTGAACTTAAAGCTCCTGGACTTGAGGGACAACATGTTGTCCACTATTGAACTAGAACATGCCACTGTGCTAGCTGAGCAACTGCAGATTGTTTATATTAATGGAAATAATTTCAACTGCTGCCAGTTAGAGTGGTACAGGATATTTGAGAAGTCCGAAAACCTCTGTGTTGCTGATCTTTTGGAGTTCACATGTGTAGACTCACACCAGCAGAAACTAAAAGCTGGTCTTTTTGAGTCTGTCCTTTGTGGGGGCAGAAGCACAGATGAATCTATGTTCTGGTACATTTTGCTATTTTTATCTGTTGGTGTGTCCATGGTGGGTGTCTCTGTCATTTATTTCCTGACTTTCAGACCAAGATTACTGCCACGTgtgataaaaaagaaatgttggaAGCCCACAACTTATTag